A genomic region of Stenotrophomonas sp. NA06056 contains the following coding sequences:
- a CDS encoding rhomboid family intramembrane serine protease, translating to MTPVNLLLIAITAILSWMAFNNRKLADRLILWPPAVDRHRQYDRLITYGFIHADWSHLIFNMITLFFFGGFIESVMVQLTGSYLVYPAFYVGALLVSILPSYLKNQKNPNYLSLGASGAVSAVLFAFILIKPWSIILVFFIPAPAIVYAAFYVGYSIWMDKRGGDRINHSAHLAGAAFGVIFMLAMQPSIFSHFLRELSNPTFRLGGG from the coding sequence ATGACCCCCGTCAATCTGCTGTTGATCGCCATCACCGCCATCCTGTCGTGGATGGCGTTCAACAACCGCAAGCTGGCCGACCGCCTGATCCTGTGGCCGCCGGCGGTGGATCGCCATCGCCAGTATGACCGCCTGATCACCTATGGCTTCATCCACGCTGACTGGTCGCACCTGATCTTCAACATGATCACCCTGTTCTTCTTCGGGGGATTCATCGAGAGCGTGATGGTGCAGCTGACCGGCAGCTACCTGGTCTATCCGGCGTTCTACGTCGGTGCGCTGCTGGTCTCGATCCTGCCCAGCTACCTGAAGAACCAGAAGAACCCGAACTACCTCAGCCTCGGTGCGTCCGGGGCGGTGTCGGCGGTGCTGTTCGCCTTCATCCTGATCAAGCCGTGGTCGATCATCCTGGTGTTCTTCATCCCGGCGCCGGCGATCGTCTATGCCGCGTTCTACGTCGGCTACAGCATCTGGATGGACAAGCGCGGCGGCGACCGCATCAACCACAGCGCACACCTGGCCGGTGCGGCGTTCGGCGTGATCTTCATGCTGGCCATGCAGCCGAGCATCTTCAGTCACTTCCTGCGCGAGCTGTCCAACCCGACCTTCCGCCTCGGAGGCGGTTGA
- a CDS encoding GNAT family N-acetyltransferase → MASVTPPGLAYEVEHDQVNHRFTARVRGQVALLDYQIKRRRMVITHTEVPEPIAGRGIAGELTRVALRFAREQKYKVVPACAYAEAFLQRHEEYHDLLVG, encoded by the coding sequence ATGGCTTCGGTCACGCCCCCCGGTCTGGCTTACGAGGTCGAACATGATCAGGTCAACCACCGTTTCACCGCCCGCGTGCGCGGACAGGTGGCACTGTTGGACTACCAGATCAAACGCAGGCGGATGGTCATCACCCATACCGAAGTGCCCGAGCCGATTGCGGGCCGTGGCATTGCCGGTGAGCTGACCCGGGTCGCACTGCGTTTCGCCCGGGAGCAGAAGTACAAGGTGGTGCCGGCATGCGCCTATGCCGAGGCCTTCCTGCAGCGGCACGAGGAGTATCACGATCTGCTTGTGGGCTGA
- a CDS encoding DUF3298 and DUF4163 domain-containing protein, translated as MYEHEQGIPMKIGNNRPLHASVLAGAMGVLLLAGCQRDNEAAPATDAAPAAEATATAETPAAEAPLDLRDVIENNEREVVGISYPAGIDRYPGLARALQAYATSARGDLQQALDGLGNDKPTMPYELSLSFEKLLETPQLVVVSADGSRYTGGAHGEPLVARFVWLPAQQQMLSADKLVTDAKGWKAISDFVADQLRERVATRLSGEDMDPSQLQESLRNASRMIADGTGPQADNFSQFQPLTDDKGQITALRFVFPPYQVGPYSDGTQTADVPASVVLPHVAKDYVELFARG; from the coding sequence ATGTATGAACATGAACAGGGGATCCCGATGAAGATTGGAAACAACCGGCCACTGCACGCCAGCGTGCTGGCCGGCGCTATGGGCGTGCTGTTGCTGGCCGGTTGCCAGCGTGACAACGAGGCGGCACCTGCCACCGACGCCGCGCCTGCGGCCGAAGCCACAGCCACCGCCGAGACGCCCGCAGCGGAAGCGCCGTTGGATCTGCGCGATGTGATCGAGAACAATGAGCGTGAAGTGGTCGGCATCAGCTACCCGGCTGGCATTGATCGCTATCCGGGGTTGGCACGCGCGCTGCAGGCCTATGCCACGTCCGCCCGCGGCGATCTGCAGCAGGCGCTGGACGGGCTGGGCAACGACAAGCCGACCATGCCCTATGAGTTGTCGCTGAGCTTCGAGAAGCTGCTGGAAACGCCGCAGCTGGTGGTGGTCAGTGCCGACGGCAGCCGCTACACCGGTGGCGCCCACGGCGAACCGTTGGTTGCACGTTTCGTGTGGCTGCCGGCGCAGCAGCAGATGTTGAGCGCCGACAAGCTGGTGACCGATGCCAAGGGCTGGAAGGCGATCAGCGATTTCGTCGCCGACCAGCTGCGTGAGCGTGTGGCCACCCGCCTCAGCGGCGAGGACATGGACCCGTCGCAGCTGCAGGAATCGCTGCGCAATGCCTCGCGGATGATCGCCGACGGCACCGGTCCGCAGGCCGACAACTTCAGCCAGTTCCAGCCGCTGACCGACGACAAGGGCCAGATCACCGCGCTGCGCTTCGTGTTCCCGCCTTACCAGGTGGGTCCATACTCGGACGGTACCCAGACCGCTGACGTGCCGGCCTCGGTCGTGTTGCCGCACGTGGCCAAAGACTACGTGGAGCTGTTCGCACGCGGGTAA
- the cfa gene encoding cyclopropane fatty acyl phospholipid synthase, whose protein sequence is MDTGLQERVTGLLHEAGVQIDGTRPQDIQVHDPRFFARVMAHGSLGLGESYMDGWWDANVLDEFLFHLMQAHLDERVHGWRELADALKARLFNLQAGQRSYEVGRRHYDLGNDLYQAMLGRRLVYSCGYWRNANDLDAAQEAKLDLVCRKLGLRPGQRVLDIGCGWGEALKFAAERHGVSGVGITISQEQADYARDLCAGLPIEIRLQDYRELDEPFDAVFSIGMFEHVGDKNYRSFFDVARRCLSPRGLLLLHTIGTNISRHRTDPWIARYIFPNSMLPSAAQISRAFERRFVLEDWHNFGTDYDLTLQAWRRNVEAAWPTLDARRYDERFRRLWRFYLAGSMATFRSRHAQLWQLVLSPHGVPGGYVAPR, encoded by the coding sequence GTGGACACAGGGTTGCAGGAGCGGGTCACCGGCCTGCTCCACGAAGCCGGGGTCCAGATCGATGGAACCCGGCCGCAGGATATCCAGGTGCATGATCCGCGTTTCTTCGCGCGGGTCATGGCGCACGGCTCGCTCGGGCTGGGCGAGAGCTACATGGACGGCTGGTGGGACGCCAACGTCCTCGATGAATTCCTGTTCCACCTGATGCAGGCGCACCTGGACGAACGGGTGCACGGCTGGCGCGAGCTGGCTGACGCCCTGAAGGCGCGCCTGTTCAACCTGCAGGCCGGGCAGCGCAGCTATGAAGTCGGCCGCCGCCACTATGACCTGGGCAATGATCTGTACCAGGCGATGCTCGGCCGGCGCCTGGTCTACAGCTGTGGGTATTGGCGCAACGCCAACGATCTGGATGCGGCGCAGGAAGCCAAACTTGATCTGGTGTGCCGCAAGCTCGGGTTGCGCCCGGGGCAACGCGTGCTGGATATCGGCTGCGGTTGGGGCGAAGCGCTGAAATTCGCCGCTGAGCGCCATGGTGTCAGTGGCGTGGGCATCACCATTTCTCAGGAGCAGGCCGACTACGCGCGTGATCTGTGCGCGGGCCTCCCGATCGAGATCCGGCTGCAGGACTACCGCGAACTGGACGAGCCGTTCGATGCGGTGTTCTCCATCGGCATGTTCGAGCACGTCGGCGACAAGAACTACCGTAGCTTCTTCGATGTGGCACGGCGCTGCCTGTCGCCGCGCGGGCTGCTGCTGTTGCACACGATTGGCACCAACATCTCGCGCCATCGCACCGATCCATGGATCGCGCGCTACATCTTTCCCAATTCGATGCTGCCGTCGGCGGCGCAGATCAGTCGCGCATTTGAAAGGCGCTTCGTGCTGGAGGACTGGCACAACTTCGGCACCGACTACGATCTGACCCTGCAGGCGTGGCGGCGCAATGTGGAAGCAGCGTGGCCGACACTGGATGCGCGGCGCTATGACGAGCGGTTCCGTCGCCTGTGGCGGTTCTACCTGGCTGGATCGATGGCGACGTTCCGCAGTCGGCATGCGCAGTTGTGGCAGCTGGTGCTGTCACCGCACGGAGTGCCGGGGGGATATGTGGCACCGCGTTGA
- a CDS encoding M3 family metallopeptidase, producing the protein MTTRLALAVAMTLGLALPAYSASAATPAAANAQQANPFFADSPLPLHFPQFDKIKDSDFAPAFDAGMAQQLKEVEAIANTKAKPTFDNTIIALEKSGDTLDRATTVFFSLVGADTNDTRKKLQADYSAKFAAHSDAIALNGKLFARIQALYDSRTTLGLDAEGVRLVEKYYDNYVRAGAKLSEADKATLKKMNAELANLGTKFSQNVQSEVNASAITVNDVKELDGLSKEQIAAAAEAAKARGLDGKYVITLLNTTGQPPLTNLANRALRQKIYEASTTRGSRGGEFDNTALVARIMQLRADKAKLMGFANFAAYNLTNQTAKTPEAVNAMLGKLAPAAVANAKREAADLQAMIDQEQKAAGKPTFKLEPWDWAFYSEKVRQAKYNFDESQLKPYFEMKNVLENGVFYAAGQEFGLSFKQRTDLPVYHDDVTVYDVFDADGSQLAIFIFDPYARASKRGGAWMNSYVSQSKLTGFKPVVANHLNIPKPPAGQPTLLTWDEVSTTFHEFGHALHGMFSNVKYPYFSGTAVPRDFVEFPSQVNEMWADNPAILKNYAKHYQNGSAMPQALLDKVLAAAKFNQGFATTEYLGAAMLDQRWHQIGPDQVPAAKDVMAFERAALEKDGIYYAPVPPRYKTPYFSHIMGGYSAGYYAYIWSEVLDANTQKWFRDNGGLSRKNGDHFRATLLSKGGSVDAMQLFRDFAGHEPQIEPLLEKRGLTGAGN; encoded by the coding sequence TTGACCACCCGTCTTGCCCTTGCCGTGGCCATGACCCTCGGCCTTGCCCTGCCCGCCTATTCGGCCAGCGCCGCCACCCCGGCCGCCGCCAACGCCCAGCAGGCCAATCCGTTCTTCGCCGACAGCCCGCTGCCGCTGCATTTCCCGCAGTTCGACAAGATCAAGGACAGCGACTTCGCCCCGGCGTTCGACGCCGGCATGGCGCAGCAGCTGAAGGAAGTGGAGGCGATCGCCAACACCAAGGCCAAGCCGACCTTCGACAACACCATCATCGCCCTGGAAAAGAGCGGTGACACCCTGGACCGCGCGACCACCGTGTTCTTCAGCCTGGTGGGCGCCGATACCAACGACACCCGCAAGAAGCTGCAGGCCGACTACTCGGCGAAGTTCGCCGCGCACAGCGATGCGATCGCGCTGAACGGCAAGCTGTTCGCGCGCATCCAGGCGCTGTATGACAGCCGCACCACCCTGGGCCTGGACGCTGAAGGCGTGCGCCTGGTCGAGAAGTACTACGACAACTACGTGCGCGCCGGCGCCAAGCTGTCCGAGGCCGACAAGGCCACGCTGAAGAAGATGAACGCCGAGCTGGCCAACCTGGGCACCAAGTTCAGCCAGAACGTGCAGTCGGAAGTGAACGCTTCGGCGATCACCGTCAACGACGTCAAGGAACTGGACGGCCTGTCCAAGGAACAGATCGCTGCCGCCGCCGAAGCCGCCAAGGCCCGTGGCCTGGACGGCAAGTACGTGATCACCCTGCTCAACACCACCGGCCAGCCGCCGCTGACCAACCTGGCCAACCGCGCGCTGCGCCAGAAGATCTACGAAGCCTCCACCACCCGTGGCAGCCGCGGCGGTGAGTTCGACAACACCGCGCTGGTCGCACGCATCATGCAGCTGCGCGCCGACAAGGCCAAGCTGATGGGCTTTGCCAACTTCGCCGCCTACAACCTGACCAACCAGACCGCCAAGACCCCCGAAGCGGTCAATGCGATGCTGGGCAAGCTGGCACCGGCCGCGGTGGCCAATGCCAAGCGCGAAGCCGCCGACCTGCAGGCGATGATCGACCAGGAACAGAAGGCCGCCGGCAAGCCGACCTTCAAGCTGGAACCGTGGGACTGGGCCTTCTACAGCGAGAAGGTGCGCCAGGCCAAGTACAACTTCGACGAGTCGCAGCTGAAGCCGTACTTCGAAATGAAGAACGTGCTGGAGAACGGCGTGTTCTACGCGGCCGGCCAGGAATTCGGCCTGAGCTTCAAGCAGCGCACCGACCTTCCGGTCTACCACGATGATGTCACCGTCTATGACGTGTTCGATGCCGACGGCAGCCAGCTGGCGATCTTCATCTTCGACCCGTACGCACGTGCGTCCAAGCGCGGTGGTGCATGGATGAACTCGTATGTCTCGCAGTCCAAGCTGACCGGCTTCAAGCCGGTGGTGGCCAACCACCTGAACATCCCCAAGCCGCCGGCCGGCCAGCCGACGCTGCTGACCTGGGATGAGGTGAGCACCACCTTCCACGAGTTCGGCCACGCCCTGCACGGCATGTTCTCGAACGTGAAGTACCCGTACTTCTCGGGCACCGCGGTGCCGCGCGACTTCGTCGAGTTCCCCTCGCAGGTCAACGAAATGTGGGCCGACAACCCGGCCATCCTGAAGAACTACGCCAAGCACTACCAGAACGGTTCGGCGATGCCGCAGGCGCTGCTGGACAAGGTGCTGGCCGCGGCCAAGTTCAACCAGGGCTTTGCCACCACCGAGTATCTGGGCGCGGCGATGCTTGACCAGCGCTGGCACCAGATCGGCCCGGACCAGGTGCCGGCCGCCAAGGACGTGATGGCCTTCGAGCGCGCCGCGCTGGAGAAGGACGGCATCTACTACGCGCCGGTTCCGCCGCGCTACAAGACCCCGTACTTCAGCCACATCATGGGCGGCTACTCGGCCGGCTACTACGCCTACATCTGGTCGGAAGTGCTGGACGCCAACACCCAGAAGTGGTTCCGCGACAACGGTGGCCTGAGCCGCAAGAACGGCGACCACTTCCGCGCAACCCTGCTGTCCAAGGGTGGCAGCGTGGATGCGATGCAGCTGTTCCGCGATTTTGCCGGCCACGAGCCGCAGATCGAACCGCTGCTGGAGAAGCGTGGCCTGACCGGCGCTGGCAACTGA
- a CDS encoding glutathione peroxidase, whose translation MTTAYDFSFRDLDGQPQALEQYRGKALLLVNVASKCGFTPQYTGLEQLWQGYRDRGLVVIGFPCNQFGAQEPGDAAQIRQFCSIDYPVSFPLSQKIEVNGEGADPLWAWLSHEKRGLLGIARIKWNFSKFLVDRNGQVVDRYAPTTKPEQLRGGIEALL comes from the coding sequence ATGACCACCGCCTACGATTTCAGCTTCCGCGACCTCGACGGCCAGCCTCAGGCCTTGGAGCAGTACCGCGGCAAGGCGCTGCTGCTGGTCAATGTGGCGAGCAAGTGCGGTTTCACCCCGCAGTACACCGGGCTGGAACAGCTGTGGCAGGGATATCGTGATCGCGGCCTGGTGGTGATCGGCTTTCCCTGCAACCAGTTCGGCGCGCAGGAACCAGGCGATGCCGCGCAGATCCGCCAGTTCTGTTCGATCGATTACCCGGTCAGCTTCCCGCTGTCGCAGAAGATCGAGGTCAACGGCGAGGGCGCCGACCCGCTATGGGCGTGGCTGTCGCACGAAAAGCGCGGGCTGCTGGGCATCGCCCGCATCAAGTGGAACTTCAGCAAGTTCCTGGTCGATCGCAACGGGCAGGTGGTGGATCGCTATGCGCCGACCACCAAGCCGGAGCAGCTGCGCGGCGGCATCGAAGCACTGTTGTAG
- a CDS encoding ferredoxin--NADP reductase, whose product MSSAFGAETVLEVRHWTDAYFSFTLTRDSGFRFENGQFVMIGLETEARPLLRAYSIASANWEEHLEFFSIKVQDGPLTSRLQHIKPGDKVLVGKKPTGTLLISDLHPGKNLYLLGTGTGMAPWLSVIKDPETYERFEKVILCHGVRYEKDLAYRDYFEKELREHEFLGEMIGDKLLYYPAVTREPFANQGRLTQLMESGEMQRTLGLPELSPENDRAMICGSPQMLADLRSVLDSRGFQTSPRIGTPGHYVFERAFVEK is encoded by the coding sequence ATGTCCTCCGCTTTCGGCGCCGAAACGGTGCTTGAGGTCCGCCACTGGACCGACGCCTACTTCAGCTTCACCCTCACCCGTGACAGCGGTTTCCGCTTCGAGAACGGCCAGTTCGTGATGATCGGCCTGGAGACCGAGGCGCGGCCGCTGCTGCGCGCGTACTCCATCGCCAGCGCCAACTGGGAAGAACACCTGGAGTTCTTCAGCATCAAGGTGCAGGACGGCCCGTTGACCTCGCGCCTGCAGCACATCAAGCCGGGCGACAAGGTACTGGTCGGCAAGAAGCCCACCGGCACCTTGCTGATCAGCGACCTGCACCCCGGCAAGAACCTGTACCTGCTGGGTACCGGCACCGGCATGGCACCGTGGCTGTCGGTCATCAAGGACCCGGAAACCTACGAGCGCTTCGAGAAGGTGATCCTCTGCCATGGCGTGCGCTACGAAAAGGACCTGGCCTACCGCGACTACTTCGAAAAGGAACTGCGCGAGCATGAGTTCCTGGGCGAGATGATCGGCGACAAGCTGCTGTACTACCCGGCGGTGACCCGTGAGCCGTTCGCCAACCAGGGCCGCCTGACCCAGCTGATGGAAAGCGGCGAAATGCAGCGCACCCTGGGCCTGCCGGAACTGAGCCCGGAGAACGACCGCGCGATGATCTGCGGCAGCCCGCAGATGCTGGCCGACCTGCGCAGCGTGCTGGACAGCCGCGGCTTCCAGACCTCGCCACGCATCGGTACACCCGGCCACTACGTGTTCGAGCGCGCGTTCGTCGAGAAATAA
- a CDS encoding ABC transporter ATP-binding protein gives MPAATEKKPSLRQRFKAMRNLPPFLRQVWQTSRALTLASLGLRLIRALLPVAMLYVGKLIIDTALHLSQHDAGFPPLGEALSSGLLTPLLGLLALELGLAIASDLLGRLVSYADALLSELFANATSVRLMEHAATLDLEDFEDPDLQDKLDRARRQTMGRMNLMSQLFGQVQDAITVASLAVGLLVYAPWLILLLALALVPAFIGESHFNAAGYSLNFLWTPERRQLDYLRQLGASVETAKEVKIFNLHRFLVDRYRSLSAALFLANRALARRRAFWGTLLAALGTLGYYTAYAYIAWRTVRGDFSIGDLTFLAGSFLRLRQLLEGLLIGFSQVASQALYLDDLYSFFQIEPEIHSRKDAVRVPQPIREGFVFEDVGFRYPDAEQWAVRHLDFQLRAGEVLALVGENGAGKTTLVKLLARLYEPDEGRILLDGRDLRDYDLDDLRANLGVIFQDFVRYNLSAGENIGVGQVEAMDDHARITDAARRGMAEEVIAALPAGYDQQIGRRFKQGVDLSGGQWQKIAIARAWMRDAQVMILDEPTAALDARAEFEVFQRFRELADNRTAVLISHRFSSVRMADRILVLADGRIEASGTHQQLMAQGGRYAELFELQAAGYR, from the coding sequence ATGCCTGCTGCCACCGAAAAGAAACCCAGCCTGCGTCAACGCTTCAAGGCCATGCGCAACCTGCCGCCGTTCCTGCGCCAGGTGTGGCAGACCAGCCGCGCCCTGACCCTGGCCAGTCTTGGCCTGCGCCTGATCCGCGCGCTGCTGCCGGTGGCGATGCTGTATGTCGGCAAGCTCATCATCGATACCGCGCTGCACCTCAGCCAGCATGATGCCGGCTTCCCACCGCTGGGTGAGGCCCTGTCCAGTGGACTGCTCACTCCACTGCTCGGCCTGTTGGCTCTGGAACTGGGCCTGGCCATTGCCTCGGACCTGCTCGGCCGCCTGGTCAGCTATGCCGATGCCCTGCTGTCGGAACTGTTCGCCAACGCCACCAGCGTGCGCTTGATGGAGCACGCGGCCACCCTTGACCTGGAGGACTTTGAGGACCCGGACCTGCAGGACAAGCTGGACCGTGCGCGGCGCCAGACCATGGGCCGGATGAACCTGATGAGCCAGTTGTTCGGCCAGGTGCAGGATGCCATCACCGTCGCCAGCCTGGCCGTCGGCCTGCTGGTCTATGCGCCGTGGCTGATCCTGCTGCTGGCGCTGGCGCTGGTGCCGGCCTTCATCGGCGAGTCGCACTTCAATGCGGCCGGCTACAGCCTCAACTTCCTGTGGACGCCCGAGCGCCGCCAGCTGGACTACCTGCGCCAGCTCGGCGCCAGTGTGGAAACGGCCAAGGAAGTAAAGATCTTCAACCTGCATCGGTTCCTGGTCGACCGCTACCGCAGTTTGTCGGCAGCGCTGTTCCTGGCCAACCGCGCGCTCGCCCGGCGGCGTGCGTTCTGGGGCACCTTGCTGGCCGCACTGGGCACGCTGGGCTACTACACCGCCTACGCCTATATCGCGTGGCGTACGGTGCGCGGTGATTTCTCCATAGGTGACCTGACCTTCCTCGCCGGCAGCTTCCTGCGTCTGCGCCAGTTGCTGGAAGGCCTGCTGATCGGGTTCTCGCAAGTGGCCAGCCAGGCGTTGTACCTGGACGACCTGTATTCGTTCTTCCAGATCGAACCGGAAATCCACTCGCGCAAGGACGCGGTGCGCGTGCCGCAGCCGATCCGCGAGGGCTTCGTGTTCGAGGACGTGGGCTTCCGCTATCCCGATGCCGAGCAATGGGCCGTGCGCCACCTCGATTTCCAGCTGCGCGCGGGCGAAGTGCTGGCGCTGGTCGGTGAGAACGGTGCGGGCAAGACCACCCTGGTGAAGCTGCTGGCACGCCTGTACGAGCCCGACGAAGGCCGCATCCTGCTCGATGGCCGCGACCTGCGCGACTACGACCTGGACGATCTGCGCGCCAATCTCGGGGTGATCTTCCAGGACTTCGTGCGCTACAACCTCAGTGCCGGCGAGAACATCGGCGTCGGCCAGGTGGAAGCGATGGACGACCACGCGCGGATCACCGATGCCGCCCGCCGCGGCATGGCCGAGGAAGTGATCGCGGCCCTGCCCGCCGGCTACGACCAGCAGATCGGCCGCCGCTTCAAGCAGGGCGTGGACCTGTCCGGTGGCCAGTGGCAGAAGATCGCCATTGCCCGCGCATGGATGCGCGATGCACAGGTGATGATCCTGGATGAGCCCACCGCGGCGCTGGACGCCCGTGCCGAGTTCGAGGTGTTCCAGCGGTTCAGGGAGTTGGCGGATAATCGCACTGCCGTGCTGATTTCCCATCGCTTCTCTTCGGTGCGCATGGCCGACCGCATCCTGGTGCTGGCTGATGGCCGGATCGAGGCCAGCGGCACCCACCAGCAGCTGATGGCCCAGGGCGGCCGCTATGCCGAGCTGTTCGAGCTGCAGGCGGCCGGTTACCGCTGA
- a CDS encoding carboxymuconolactone decarboxylase family protein has translation MSDHASPRVPYTRLAAEAFKGLLATSKAVHDSSIDPTLMELLFLRVSQLNGCGYCMDMHGTALRKGGIEPRKLDTLPAWHESRFFDERERAALGWAEALTRLTDGAPSQEAFDALAPHFDEKGISDLSMGIAVINAWNRLGAGLLPPLP, from the coding sequence ATGTCCGACCATGCCTCTCCCCGCGTTCCCTACACCCGCCTGGCTGCCGAGGCCTTCAAGGGCCTGCTGGCTACCAGCAAGGCGGTCCATGACAGTTCGATCGACCCGACGTTGATGGAACTGCTGTTCCTGCGCGTCTCCCAGCTCAATGGCTGCGGCTACTGCATGGACATGCACGGCACGGCGCTGCGCAAGGGCGGTATCGAGCCGCGCAAGCTCGATACGCTGCCGGCCTGGCATGAAAGCCGGTTCTTCGACGAACGCGAGCGCGCCGCGCTGGGTTGGGCCGAGGCGCTGACCCGGCTGACCGACGGTGCACCGTCGCAGGAAGCGTTCGACGCGCTGGCGCCGCACTTCGATGAGAAGGGCATCAGTGACCTGAGCATGGGTATCGCGGTGATCAATGCCTGGAACCGGTTGGGCGCGGGCCTGCTGCCGCCGCTGCCGTAA
- a CDS encoding RNA polymerase sigma-70 factor: MNAESAFHTHRPRLMALAYRLLGSRSDAEDVVQDAWLRWAGSDTTTIVDPEAWLVTTTTRLGLDRLRAAKRERAHYVGPWLAEPLAVSLEPDPAPGPAQLHALADDVSVAFLTLLEQLGPEERAAFLLKEAFDHDYREIAELIGHSEPNCRQLVHRARQRLLAGRPRFNADASQHRQLLARFMEASQVGDSEAIQALLHANALLVSDGGGVVTAAVRPLLGAERIGRLFWAIARRGAVHPAQLGYVNGEPAILRFHGDRLHSVTTIEVVDGRIANVYSVLNPEKLPTAVTHADTAASL; encoded by the coding sequence ATGAACGCCGAATCCGCTTTCCACACCCACCGGCCGCGCCTGATGGCCCTGGCCTACCGCCTGCTGGGCAGCCGCAGCGACGCCGAGGACGTGGTGCAGGACGCCTGGCTGCGCTGGGCCGGCAGCGATACGACCACCATCGTCGACCCCGAGGCCTGGCTGGTCACCACCACCACCCGCCTGGGACTGGACCGGCTGCGCGCGGCCAAGCGTGAACGCGCCCACTATGTCGGGCCGTGGCTGGCGGAACCGCTGGCGGTGAGCCTGGAACCCGACCCGGCGCCCGGCCCGGCCCAGCTGCACGCGCTGGCCGACGACGTTTCGGTGGCCTTCCTGACCCTGCTCGAACAACTGGGCCCGGAGGAGCGCGCCGCCTTCCTGCTGAAGGAAGCCTTCGACCACGACTACCGCGAAATCGCCGAACTGATCGGCCACAGCGAACCCAACTGCCGGCAGCTGGTGCACCGCGCCCGGCAGCGTCTGCTGGCCGGGCGGCCGCGATTCAATGCCGATGCCAGCCAGCACCGGCAACTACTGGCGCGTTTCATGGAGGCTTCCCAGGTTGGCGACAGCGAAGCGATCCAGGCCTTGCTGCATGCCAACGCGCTGCTGGTCTCCGATGGCGGTGGCGTAGTCACCGCGGCGGTGCGACCGCTGCTGGGCGCCGAACGCATCGGCCGCCTGTTCTGGGCCATCGCCCGCCGCGGCGCAGTGCATCCGGCACAGCTGGGCTACGTCAACGGCGAACCGGCCATCCTGCGCTTCCACGGCGACCGCCTGCACTCGGTCACCACCATCGAAGTGGTCGATGGCCGCATCGCCAATGTCTACAGCGTGCTCAATCCGGAAAAACTGCCGACGGCTGTCACGCATGCGGACACTGCGGCGTCCTTGTAA